The DNA window AAATAATGAGTAAGCATGAAGAccaaactgtttcacttgcGGTAATGACATTGGAGGATTTTCCTGAAGATCTCCAGCAACCCAAAGAATTACGACTAGTAAGGAGAGTAATTAGAAGTCATGGCTATTTTGCTGCCCTTGTGCTGCTGGTCCGAAAGAAGGACTGAACTTAGATTTTTTATGACACTCTAGAGTATAATCGAAGCTTgaagaagttttttttatatctacaCCAAGTCTTGGGGACATTGTAGCAAAAAAAGGTTTGCTCTCAACAAAAGAAAACTTGAGTTTGGGTGTACATAAATTTTCCACATGGGCAAGGTGGAGACTGACCCGAAAATGCTAAAGACAACAAGGTCCCGACCAATTCCACTATTGAAAAGATGTTACCAAAGGTTTATCAAAGATTACGCTCCTATACTCCGACCCTTTCTGGACCTGCTGAAAATACGATCGAACAACAAGAGAAAAGAGTTCTCTTTGAATATTGGAGGATGCGCATTAAAGGTTGACCAGGCCACGGTCTTTttgtcgagggcgacgaattttgaagggggagaaATTGTTACGGTCCATAAATTAATGTTACGGTCCCAAAATAATCCAGCACCCTCCAACGATCCAATTGTGCACTTGGGCTAGATTtctattttttagttttaatattatgttttttttacttatcTATTATTCCCAAACTGATTTCTGTTATTTCCCTAATCATTGTTGTAACAAGAATAACTGAATATTATGGGTTAAATTAGCAACTATATAATGTTGATCACTCTTCCCCAATGATCGaataaatgaatgaatatatgaaatttcTTGTGAAAGCTCTTCACCCTAATAGTATTTTATGTTTTGACCATTTGTTTTGGACAATTAGTTGTATACTAGCAGTATTCTTTTCTCATCCTTGATTCTTCTTTTCCCCTCATCTTGAAATCTTCTTTACAAAACCCTTCTAATGCACATTGATTATAAATTTCCCACCCGATTCTTGTAATCAAGAACTCACAAACACTAGTTACAAATCAAGTCGTAACAGAAAgctatttaaattttctttagtGTTCAACACACTTAAAATTCTttcatttcattattatatttcgattacttttatattatatatataaatactaataatatataactaatattttgtaaaaataaatttgtacgatttaaaataaatattaattttaattatttataaatacaaaatttttaaataaactctcttttactttttaaattttaattttacttttaaaactATGATCCATAGTTTCAATGGAGAATTGTGGGATCTTACTCCTAGATATGTCACTCAAAGCCCAAATAAAATACAGTTTTCgaattcattattttaacttttataattaagatacaaatatatgttattttatatgaaaaatatctatGGAAAAtgttcttaaattttaatttcaacacattaagttaatttatctcaaatatattttagttatagtACTTGTTACtctaaaatagttttaattaacaatataagggaaaataaatatttcatttttttcttcccaataaatcattttaaactatatataatatatatatatatatatatattttatttagaccaataattatttaaaccaaaacttgttatatatattataattatataaaactaattatttattaacataacTAATAagatttagaaaatttatttggTAAGACATATTTTTTCCcttttactaaaattatttagaaaatatctaTAACAGCATTAAAACATTTCTTATTCTTAAAGAATCCATAACATTTTAACATACCATAGAGACTTAAAAAGGTCTTAGattgaaaacataaaaatgtCTTATGAAAGTTAAAAAGAACATTACATAAAGTAAATTCAACTAAACCAATTCAATCTTCAATCTCTTTGCTCCGACATGATAACATCATCATTGTTGCTAGTCACTTCGGCTCTTTCGGCTACTGGATTTGTCGTATAGTGACCCATTGTGAGATAGATTGAAAATTGAGACTTGAGCCACTTGGAACCGGTGAAGAAAGTTGTATGGACTCGCTTGATTCCATCACTTCCCATGTTTTATATTCACCAGGTCTGGATGCGTATATACTAGCTAAAACCTAACAAAAAAGAGCACtaatctcatttcacatttaacTTTCTAGGAACAAAATTCAATTAGCTAGAATTCACCCATTAGTGTACAAACAATAGATAATTTaagaggaaaaaaatattttttattagcaCCTCAACTTTCTCATAGGCTATTAGTGAGCTTGAAACTAAGCTATTTACAGAACGTCCATCTTCACCTTCAAATGCAACCATCAATCCTCCTTGTTTGGCCGCTATTGTGGAGTCGGTAGTGTTTTGCCTAATAGGCAAAATCAACCCTGATaatgttacaattttatatagaCCCTACAAGAGAATAAAACAATTTAGAAAGTGtaattgtttttatgaaaatctaaatttttgttatatggcatgtacaaacaaaaaaaaaataggagaaAAAAATGCACCTCATATTTAATTGTTGCAAAGTAATTGTCTCCTTGTTGAAGTGTAACTTCTAATATTGAGTCGGTTGCAGacataagatatatatttttctgcATATTAGTAGCATACCAATATAGCACTTGCGTCGGACTTGGATCATGAGTTATTTCGAGTATAGATAAATCGGACACATCCACCACTTGAGTTGGACTTGAATCTTGAATCTTTTCATCCATAGATAAATCTGACACATCCACCACTTGAGTTGGACTTGAATCTacaatctttttaaatatagataaatCAGACACATCCATCACTCGAGTTGGACTCTCTTCCTTTGCACACATAGATAAGTTAGAAGAATGTCACCCGGCCATAACTTTTTCTCCGTTcatgttgaaaataattattaactgcttcaatcacaaattctataaattaatagaaaTTTGGTGAgagttaataaaaaaagatttaaaaccTAGAAAGACATACACAAAAtagattagtttaaaaaaaagttattaaaagaCAAAGCATAATTTAGTAAGGTTAAGATGGTGGTAGAAGAAAAGATCACACAAAACatcccatttttttaaaaatatattttttttataattaatcccCACGAAAAATTGAATGctctaaattgaaattttataaagaataaaactCAACTTGAAGATTGAATTCTTAAcaaatgcatatatatatatatatatatatatatatatatatatatatatatatatatatatatatatatatatatatatatatatatatatatatatatatatatatatatatatatatatatatatatatatatatatatatatatatatatatatatatatataaatcaagatacataaacaaaattaggaagaaaatgtttaaaaattctATGAAAATGATTAGAAAAATACTCGTTATGATGTTTTCCCtctctataaaataattgatacgaatattaaaatatacctGAAAATGTATAAACGGGATCTATCTTTCTCTCTATAACCCTAATAAAATGGTATCTCGTAAGATGGAactacattaatatatataggtgCAGACATAAGTACTGTTTGGTCTGCCTTACTTGTTATCTTATCTTATGTcatgttattaattattttttaagaataaataaccaaatatataaaactagGTAGatctttataatattatttgtaaaaccaataattttatttttaatttatttatagaaacAAATTATCTccacaatatttttatatttttccctttttaaaaaaataattgaaaatgtgctgcatttaattttttaatatttatattacaataatCTTGTATATATTACGATAATATTACAACCATATTCAcctatattctttattatttaccTTTTATTCTTTGGGATTTACCTTTTATTAAAAGTAGtcatttcaaatttgatttattttcaattttcaaatattttatatttaataaagaggttacaccaaaaataattctaaaagacaataaaaaaaactaagagggacacaataaaaaaaaatttttaaaaatgcaATAACTCAGTATCATCATCAACTTTCATTTTAAACAATACATTCAATCAGATGTATCATTCTTGATGGTTGTTGCAAGCAAACGAGTAAATACGTGATTTCTCTAATCTCTTTTGAAAACATCGTCCCATGAATTTGGCCTCCAATGGCCAACAACACAAATGTACTTGTTAGTCGCAACCATGAATTTGttttaggtttttttaaaacaaataaatacaaattaagttttaaagtgTGAGAATGAGGTTTGGCTAGAGATTTGTGAGATTCTCTCACTTTTATATTGTTATCTTCGAAGTAAAATCAAGAAGATTGTTTTGCTTAATGGTTATATTATTGATGTAAAACGTGTTTCAAAGCCTAATGGGGCGTATTCTAATTAGTTTAccttaattattgaaaaaattgtgGCGTGAAATGGTTGTGGGATTAAAGATAATGCAAAACGCAAAATGATAAAGTCTTTAGTTGACACTTTGAGTTGTGATATTTATTGTTTCTGGAAGACTAAGATGCAGCATATAAATCAATGGATTATTCATGACCTGTTTAATTGGAGATTATGTGGTTGGGAGACTCTTAATTCTATCGGTGCATCAAGTAGGATTCTGGTAACTTGGAATGAggatttatttgagaaaattgacGTTAATATAGGTCGATTTTTGGTTAGTATTTAGTTTCGTAACCATGGAGATAATTTTTGTTCGGTGTTTTCTGCGGTGTACGTACCTATTCTTTCTAACCTtaagtatgattttttttcaattagcTTGTGGAGGTGACAAATATTTGGGATCTACCTATTATTTTTATGGGAGATATGAATGAGGTTAGGGTTCCTACCGAGAAAAAATGGGTACGAAGACCCACAAGACATATGCGTGAGTTTTCTGAGACAATCGAAAATTTGGAGCTCGTTGATTTGGCTTTGAAGGAGGACAATTCACATTTAGAAGAGGTAACAGATAAGGTGGGAGTGTGCAATCCCGCATTGATAGATTTCTTGTGAGTAACTCAATTTTCCAtagtttaactaatatatttcaTAAAGTCTTACCGTGGAGTTGTTATGATCATCGTCTTATCCTTATTGAGCGGAGGGAGGTGGTTTTAACTAGTCGGCCTTTCAGATTCGAGAAGAAGTGGTTGACTAGAGATGGTTTTATCTCGAATGTGTAAGAGTGGTGAGCGAGAGAGGTCGTGTTTGACTCCCCATCCTCTAGACTATTTATTAAGCTTAAAATTTACGGAAATTGTTAAAATGTTGATTTGTGGGGGATCATGCATTATTTTTCTCTAAGGTTGAGGTTCAAAGTTgtgaaattttatcaatttatggTGCGGAGGAAGGTCGTGATCTCTATATTACGGAAATTTCTACATGAATTCATCTAGTGAGCGAGTTACTTGAACTATGTAAAGTGGAAGATATTAGGACGAGACAACGTAGTAGAGTGATTTGGTTGCAGGAAGATGATAAAAGCACAAGCGAGAAATAACATTATTAACTCGATAACCATTGATGGTGTCTTGCATGAGAACGAACCAACTATATCTAATAGTATTATTCAATTTTGCTAAACTTTATTTCAGGAACTATTTTGGGTTAGACCAAAGCTAAATAACATCAGTTTACATCGATAAATGAATGTTGGAAGCTCCTTTCTCTATCGAGGAGGTGGAGGCATACATAATGGATTTTGGTAGTGATAAGTCCCCTGGGAGCGAcgattttacttttattttttttaaaaggctTGGGAGTTCCTTAAGGTTGATATTATTGCGACTAAGAATAATTTCTACCGATTTTCATCTTTTGAGAAAAGTTGGAATTCTACATTAATTGTCTTAATTTGTAAGGCAGTCGAAACTATCAAGTTGAAGAATTTTTGACCCATCAGTTTggttacattattttataagattatctcGAAATGTTTGGCAAACAAAATGCGTGGAATTTAAGGTACGATTATCTCTGGCAATCAGATAGCTTTTATCAAAGGCCATCAAATTTTCGATGTTGTTGATTTGGCTAACTCTAGAGACAATAAATGTGTACTATTGTCAAACTCAATATTGAGAAAACACATAATCATGTTAATTTGGAGTTCCTTTTTGTTATTGCGGGTAGAATGGGTATGGGAAAAAATAGatcaaaatgattaaattttgcATATCGATGGCGAAAGTCTCTATTATTGTGAATGAGA is part of the Impatiens glandulifera chromosome 1, dImpGla2.1, whole genome shotgun sequence genome and encodes:
- the LOC124938824 gene encoding AT-hook motif nuclear-localized protein 1-like codes for the protein MCAKEESPTRVMDVSDLSIFKKIVDSSPTQVVDVSDLSMDEKIQDSSPTQVVDVSDLSILEITHDPSPTQVLYWYATNMQKNIYLMSATDSILEVTLQQGDNYFATIKYEGLYKIVTLSGLILPIRQNTTDSTIAAKQGGLMVAFEGEDGRSVNSLVSSSLIAYEKVEVLASIYASRPGEYKTWEVMESSESIQLSSPVPSGSSLNFQSISQWVTIRQIQ